CGTTCCCACCCCGCAGGCCGACAAACGTCGCCCCGCCGACCTATCGGCGCAACGTCCGGTCCGGCGGCATCGGGAACTGGAGGAACGTAGCGCCCCGCAGGTCCAGCCAGGCCCGGTCCGGCGCGCGGACCAGCCGCAGCATCACGTCCGCGCAGGCCGGACAGCGGGCCACCAGCCCCGGCGCGTGCGAGTAGACCCGCAGTCCGGCCATCGGGCCGGCGGTGCCGCAGTGGGCGCAGCGGCCGGTGGCCGTGCTCAGGTCCACCGCGAACACCTCCCCCAGCGGACCGTCGAGCATGTTCCCGTCCACGTACGGCAGGGCGGTCATCCGCGGCTCCTCTCAGCCGGTCGGGCCGAAACGTTCGGTGCGTACCTGTCGGGCCGGGTGACCCAGGCCGACGAGCAGGTCGGAGACGGTCTCCACGAAGCCGGTCGGTCCGCAGACGTAGACCAGCGGCGTCAGCTCCGGCGGCCACCCGTGCGTGTTGACGTCGGCGAGGCCGAGGCGGTGCGGCTCGCCCGACCAGCCGTCCGGAGCCTCGCGGGTGTAGACGTAGGCGACGTCCAGGCCCGCGTCGTCGCGGACCCGTCGCCGCAGTTCGTCGGCGTAGAACACGTCGGTGGGCGTGCGGACGGAGTAGATCAGCCGGAACGGGGTGCGGCTGCCGGCGGCCCGTCGGGCGCGGATCATCGCCATCAGCGGCACCACACCCGAACCACCGGCGACCAGCAGCACCGGGTCGGTCTGCGTGGGCCGCCAGACGAACCAGCCGCCGACCGGGCCCCGGACCTCGATCGGGTCACCCTCGCGGTAGCCGTCCACCAGGAACGGCGACACCTCGCCGTCGGGCACCCGCTGCACGGTGACCTCGATCCGGTCGCCGTCGGCCGGCGCGGCCAGCGAGTACGACCGGGCGGCCTGGTATCCGTCGGGTGCGGTCAGCCGCAGGTCGACGTGCTGTCCGGGTACGTGGGCGGTCCAGCCCGGCACCTGGAGCACCAGGGTGTGCGCGCTGGGCGTCTCGACCCGGCGGTGCACCAACCGGGCCGGCTGCCACCGCATCCGCCCGCTCAATCGCCCTGGTACCGCTGCTCACGCCACGGATCCCCGTAGTCGTGATAGCCGGCGGTCTCCCAGAAGCCGGGGGTGTCCTCCAGGCCCAGCCGGATGCCGCGCACCCACTTGGCGGACTTCCAGAAGTACAGGTGCGGCACCAGCAGTCGGGCCGGACCGCCGTGCTCGGCGGGCAGTTCGGCGTCGTCGTACGTGTGCACCAGCCAGGCCCGACCGTCCATCAGGTCCTCCAGCGGCAGGTTGGTGCTGTAGCCGCCGTAGGAGTGGGCGAGGGCGTAGTCGGCGGCGGTGTCCACCCCGTCGAGCAGGGTGTCCAGCGAGACGCCCTGCCAGCTGGTGCCGAGCTTCGACCAGCGGGTGACGCAGTGGATGTCGACCGTCGGGGTCTCCTGCGGCAACGCCATCATCTCGGCCCAGGACCAGCGGTACTCCGCGCCGGTCTCGGTGGTGATCACGAATTCCCAGCTCTCGCGCGGCACCTTCGGTGTGGGGCCGGCGGAGAGCACGGGGAAGTCGGGTGTCAGGTACTGACCGGGTGGCAGGTCCGGCGCTTCGGAGCGTGGCCGGCCCTGGAAGCCGGGCGTGACGATACCCACCGCACAGTCGTACCACGCCCGGCTCCGCCATGGGGGCGGGTCACTTCCGTTCGGTGACGACCTCCTTGGAGCCCGGCACCACGTTGCGGGTGGCACGCAGGCTGGTGATCGTCACGACCGTCAGCACACCGATGATGACCAGCAACGACGCCACGGTCGGGATCTCCGGCACGCCTTCCCAGACGCCGTGCGCCCAGTGCAGACCGAGTTTGACGCCGATGAACGCCAGGATCACGGCGAGGCCGTAGCTGAGGTGGACCAGGCGGCTCAGCGCGGCGTGCAGCACGAAGTAGAGCGCCCGCAGACCCAGCAGCGCGAAGGCGTTGGTGGCGAAGACGAGGTACGGGTCCTCGGTGATGCCGTAGACCGCCGGGACCGAGTCCACCGCGAAGACCGCATCGGCGGCGAAGACCGCCACCACCACCAGCGCCAGCGGCGTGAGCGCACGCCGACCGTCGACCCGCACGACCATCTTGGTGCCGTGGTACTCCTGGACCACCGGCATGAACCGACGCAGCAGCCGCACCGACCGCATGTTGCCGATGTCCACCGTCTGCTCGTGCCCGGTGAACGCGTCGCGCAGCAGCTTCGCGGCGGTGAACAACAGGATCAACGCGAAGATCAGAAATGCGAAGTCCAGCGTCTGCAACGCCGCCGCGCCCAACGCGATGAAAATGCTCCGCAGCACCAGCGCGCCGGTGATGCCGAAGAGCAGCACCCGCTGCGCCAGCTCGGTCGGCACCGCGAACGCCGCCAACAACAGCATCCGTTCGGTGACGACCTCCTTGGAGCCCGGCACCACGTTGCGGGTGGCACGCAGGCTGGTGATCGTCACGACCGTCAGCACACCGATGATGACCAGCAACGACGCCACGGTCGGGATCTCCGGCACGCCTTCCCAGACGCCGTGCGCCCAGTGCAGACCGAGTTTGACGCCGATGAACGCCAGGATCACGGCGAGGCCGTAGCTGAGGTGGACCAGGCGGCTCAGCGCGGCGTGCAGCACGAAGTAGAGCGCCCGCAGACCCAGCAGCGCGAAGGCGTTGGTGGCGAAGACGAGGTACGGGTCCTCGGTGATGCCGTAGACCGCCGGGACCGAGTCCACCGCGAAGACCGCATCGGCGGCGAAGACCGCCACCACCACCAGCGCCAGCGGCGTGAGCGCACGCCGACCGTCGACCCGCACGACCATCTTGGTGCCGTGGTACTCCTGGACCACCGGCATGAACCGACGCAGCAGCCGCACCGACCGCATGTTGCCGATGTCCACCGTCTGCTCGTGCCCGGTGAACGCGTCGCGCAGCAGCTTCGCGGCGGTGAACAACAGGATCAACGCGAAGATCAGAAATGCGAAGTCCAGCGTCTGCAACGCCGCCGCGCCCAACGCGATGAAAATGCTCCGCAGCACCAGCGCGCCGGTGATGCCGAAGAGCAGCACCCGCTGCGCCAGCTCGGTCGGCACCGCGAACGCCGCCAACAACAGCATGAAGACGAACAGGTTGTCCACCGACAGCGACTTCTCGACCAGATAGCCGGTCAGGTAGTGGACGCCCGGCTCGGAGCCGAACTCGGACCACACCCAGGCGCCGAAGGTCAACGGCAGAGCGATGTAGAAGGCCGACCAGCCCAGCGCTTCCTTCAGTGACACGCGGTGCGGGCGGTGGGTGACCGCGAAGTCGAGCACCAGCAGGGCCAGCACCCCGACGATCGTCGCCGTCCAGAGCAGCGGCGTGCCTACGGAGTGGAGTTCACCGGCGGAGTAAGACAATTCGGGCATGGGCCTTCCTCGAACACCGTGCATGTTCGAGGTCTCCTTCACCCACGTTTCGTGGGCAACCACCCGAGGCACACCCGGGGTGCGCCGTACTGACCGGTATGGTTCGTGGGAAGTACTCCCCTCGTACGGCCAAGGTTAGGACAGGCCGCCCCGGGCCGCCAGGCGTCGGCGCGCGGCGCGCCGGTGCGGCGGGGTCCCACCCACTCCGTGCGAGGTGGGCGGCACCGCCCGGGGCACGACCGTGGCGGAGATCACCGAGGACGTCGTCCCACGTCACCGACAGCGATTCGCCTGGACAGGGCGGACAGGAGCGCCGGCACGCCCACCGCCGGGGGCGTGCGGTGGCGACCGGTATGGCCTGGACCACGCCAGGCGGCCTTGTCGGCGTACTCGGCCCGTCCGCCGGGTAGCTACGAAACTTTGCACCGAACCAGCACCACCCACGGAGGTGATCGGATGACCGGGACGTTGCAGCAGCTCGTCGCCCGCAACGACCTCGAGATGATCCGTGGGTGGCTGGACAGCAGACCGCCCTACGAGATCGCCGACGAACTCGCCCGACTCGACGCGGTCGCCGCCGGGGTGCCGTTCCGGCTTCTCGACAAGGACCCGGCACTCGCCGTCTTCGAGGAACTGGACCCCGTGGACCAGCAGCGCATCCTGGTGGGGCTGCGCGACCAGGCGTTCCACGAGCTGGTCGAGGAGATGGACCCGGACGACCGGGCCCGCATGCTCACCGAGGCGCCGGCCAAGGTGGCCCGCCGCGTCCTGGCCGGGCTGTCGCCGCGCGAGCGGCAGATGACCGCCGAACTGCTCGGTTACCCGCCCGGCTCGGTCGGGCAGATCATGACGCCGGAGGCGGTCGCGCTGCCCCGGCAGGTCACCGCCGCCGAGGCGCTCGACGTGGTGCGGCGCAAGGGCGCCGAGGCCGAGACCGTGTACGTGTTGCCGGTGGTCGACCCGGGCCGCCGCCTGGTCGGCGTCGTGGAGCTGCGGGACCTGGTGCTGAGTGACGCTGACGTACCCGTGGCCGACCTGGTGGACACCCACGTCTTCCGGGCCCGCGCCACCGACCCGGCCGAGGAGGCGGCCCGCCTGATGCGGGAGACCAACACCCTCGCCCTGCCGGTCGTGGACAGCGAGGACCGTCTCGTCGGCCTGCTCACCATCGACGACGCGATGGAGATCATCGAGGCGGCCGACACCGAGGACGTGGCCCGTCAGGCCGGCACGGCACCCTGGCCCGGTCACTACATGGCGGTCAGCGTCTGGCGGTTGGCGCGTTCCCGGGCACCCTGGTTGCTGCTGCTCATCGTCGCCTCGGTGCTCACCGTCAACGTGCTCCAGGCGTTCGAGGCGACGCTGTCGCAGGTCACCGCGCTGGCCCTGTTCATCCCGCTGCTCGTGGGCACCGGCGGGAACGCGGGTGCCCAGGCCACCACATCGGCCGTACGCGCTCTCGCGCTCGGTGAGTTGCGCGGCTCGGACCTGCCAGCGGTGATCTGGCGGGAGTCCCGGGTCGGTCTGCTGCTCGGCGCGTTGCTGGCAGCGGTCGGCCTGGTCGTCGGCATCGTCGTGGTCGGCGGTGAGATCGCGTTGGTCGTCGGCATCTCGCTGGTGATCATCTGCGCCTGGGCCGCCACCGTCGGTGCCACCATGCCGCTGCTGGCGAAGCGGCTCCGGATCGACCCG
Above is a window of Verrucosispora sp. NA02020 DNA encoding:
- a CDS encoding DUF6510 family protein, with product MTALPYVDGNMLDGPLGEVFAVDLSTATGRCAHCGTAGPMAGLRVYSHAPGLVARCPACADVMLRLVRAPDRAWLDLRGATFLQFPMPPDRTLRR
- a CDS encoding ferredoxin reductase, which translates into the protein MRWQPARLVHRRVETPSAHTLVLQVPGWTAHVPGQHVDLRLTAPDGYQAARSYSLAAPADGDRIEVTVQRVPDGEVSPFLVDGYREGDPIEVRGPVGGWFVWRPTQTDPVLLVAGGSGVVPLMAMIRARRAAGSRTPFRLIYSVRTPTDVFYADELRRRVRDDAGLDVAYVYTREAPDGWSGEPHRLGLADVNTHGWPPELTPLVYVCGPTGFVETVSDLLVGLGHPARQVRTERFGPTG
- a CDS encoding sulfite oxidase-like oxidoreductase; its protein translation is MGIVTPGFQGRPRSEAPDLPPGQYLTPDFPVLSAGPTPKVPRESWEFVITTETGAEYRWSWAEMMALPQETPTVDIHCVTRWSKLGTSWQGVSLDTLLDGVDTAADYALAHSYGGYSTNLPLEDLMDGRAWLVHTYDDAELPAEHGGPARLLVPHLYFWKSAKWVRGIRLGLEDTPGFWETAGYHDYGDPWREQRYQGD
- the mgtE gene encoding magnesium transporter; protein product: MTGTLQQLVARNDLEMIRGWLDSRPPYEIADELARLDAVAAGVPFRLLDKDPALAVFEELDPVDQQRILVGLRDQAFHELVEEMDPDDRARMLTEAPAKVARRVLAGLSPRERQMTAELLGYPPGSVGQIMTPEAVALPRQVTAAEALDVVRRKGAEAETVYVLPVVDPGRRLVGVVELRDLVLSDADVPVADLVDTHVFRARATDPAEEAARLMRETNTLALPVVDSEDRLVGLLTIDDAMEIIEAADTEDVARQAGTAPWPGHYMAVSVWRLARSRAPWLLLLIVASVLTVNVLQAFEATLSQVTALALFIPLLVGTGGNAGAQATTSAVRALALGELRGSDLPAVIWRESRVGLLLGALLAAVGLVVGIVVVGGEIALVVGISLVIICAWAATVGATMPLLAKRLRIDPAVVSAPMVTTLVDATGLIIYFAVAHVVLTF